The Bacillus carboniphilus genome contains a region encoding:
- the walK gene encoding cell wall metabolism sensor histidine kinase WalK has product MNTKKVSFFRSIHFKLTIIYALLTLVTLQIIGVYFVNELEESLIDNFKESVDSSIQALSYSIEKELSKEGQQDPETLYTNIDNLLQEYIIGADNISEITIVNKDIVVVGSVGDTNSLTIGKKTNQRMITGTGISRQNQEDMMVNQDDKRVIVFTRAIEKNEEELLGVIYVEADIENTYDQIGAINKIFATGTLIALAITAVLGSLVARTIIKPITEMRKQAKQLAKGNFDYRVKVYGDDEIGQLAMTFNQLTAELEDAQETTEEERKKLSSVISHMTDGVIATNHMGEIILLNGPAEKMLSIAHEKVIGTDVTHLLGLEETYTFEELLDLKEPLFLELGTSKEETVIKVLTTIIQKEEGHPHGLIAVLYDVTEQEKVEEERREFVANVSHELRTPLTTMRSYLEVLSEGGWRDEKIAPQFLQVTQGETERMIRLVNDLLKLSKLDSRDYQLNKDYINFTDFINKIIDRFEMSKKTDIIFRRMIPKEIVYVDIDTDKITQVIDNIISNAMKYSPEGGQVTFKMNVDAESIVVSIRDQGVGIPKENLDKIFERFYRVDKARSRKLGGTGLGLAIAKEMIQAHGGDIWAESEEGIGTTIHFSLPKEEQEDDWS; this is encoded by the coding sequence ATGAATACAAAGAAAGTCAGTTTTTTTCGCTCCATTCACTTCAAGTTAACGATTATTTATGCGCTACTTACATTAGTCACCTTACAAATTATCGGCGTTTATTTTGTCAATGAGCTGGAAGAGTCCTTAATTGACAACTTTAAGGAATCGGTTGATTCAAGTATACAAGCGCTCTCTTATAGTATTGAAAAAGAGCTTAGCAAAGAAGGACAGCAAGACCCTGAAACACTCTATACGAACATCGATAATTTGCTACAAGAATATATTATTGGAGCAGATAATATAAGCGAGATCACGATTGTTAATAAAGATATAGTCGTAGTTGGGTCTGTTGGAGATACAAACAGCCTAACCATAGGAAAAAAAACAAATCAACGAATGATAACGGGAACAGGAATTTCGAGACAAAATCAAGAGGATATGATGGTCAATCAAGATGATAAGCGAGTGATCGTATTTACAAGAGCGATCGAGAAAAATGAAGAAGAATTATTAGGGGTCATTTATGTTGAAGCAGACATCGAAAATACGTATGACCAAATTGGTGCCATTAATAAAATTTTTGCTACAGGAACGTTGATCGCTTTAGCAATTACGGCCGTGTTAGGTAGTTTAGTTGCACGAACCATCATTAAGCCTATTACAGAGATGCGCAAACAAGCAAAGCAGCTTGCAAAAGGAAATTTTGATTATCGGGTAAAGGTATACGGAGATGATGAAATTGGGCAGCTCGCCATGACATTCAACCAATTAACCGCAGAGCTTGAGGATGCTCAAGAAACGACGGAAGAAGAACGGAAAAAGTTATCCTCTGTTATTTCTCATATGACAGATGGCGTTATCGCAACGAATCACATGGGAGAAATTATTTTACTAAATGGACCTGCTGAAAAAATGTTGAGTATTGCTCATGAAAAAGTAATCGGAACGGACGTCACTCATTTATTAGGATTAGAAGAGACGTATACTTTTGAAGAATTATTAGATTTAAAAGAGCCGTTATTTTTAGAGCTAGGTACGTCAAAAGAAGAAACGGTTATTAAGGTTTTGACTACGATAATCCAAAAAGAAGAAGGCCATCCACATGGACTGATTGCCGTTCTATATGATGTGACGGAGCAGGAAAAGGTGGAGGAAGAGCGCCGGGAGTTTGTTGCGAATGTTTCACATGAATTACGAACCCCTTTGACAACGATGCGAAGCTATTTAGAGGTTTTATCAGAGGGTGGATGGAGAGATGAAAAGATTGCTCCGCAGTTTTTACAAGTGACACAAGGTGAAACAGAACGAATGATTCGACTTGTAAATGACTTATTAAAACTGTCCAAGCTTGATAGTCGAGACTACCAATTAAATAAAGATTATATCAACTTTACCGATTTCATAAATAAAATAATTGATCGATTCGAAATGTCGAAGAAAACAGATATTATCTTTAGACGAATGATCCCTAAAGAGATTGTCTATGTCGATATCGATACAGATAAAATTACGCAAGTGATAGATAATATTATCTCAAATGCAATGAAATATTCTCCAGAAGGAGGACAAGTCACCTTTAAAATGAATGTTGATGCAGAATCCATCGTTGTTTCAATTCGAGACCAAGGAGTAGGGATTCCAAAAGAGAATTTAGATAAGATATTTGAACGTTTTTATCGAGTAGATAAGGCAAGATCTCGTAAATTAGGAGGAACTGGACTAGGCTTAGCAATAGCAAAAGAAATGATTCAAGCTCATGGGGGCGACATTTGGGCAGAAAGTGAGGAAGGGATTGGAACGACCATTCATTTTTCTCTTCCGAAAGAAGAACAAGAGGATGATTGGTCATGA
- a CDS encoding ABC transporter ATP-binding protein — protein sequence MNVSNTLLQIRNLKTQFKTSDGKVPAVDGVSLEIRKGETLGLVGESGCGKSMTSLSIMRLVPDTGEISGEILFENEDLTQKKEKEMASIRGNDISMIFQEPMTSLNPVLKIGDQIMEGLIIHQKLSKAAAKKRTIDLLKLVGFARAAEMIDEYPHQLSGGMRQRVMIAMAMACDPKLLIADEPTTALDVTIQAQILDLMRDVKNKFGSSILLITHDLGVVAEMADRVVVMYAGRVVEEADVEEMFANPSHPYTQGLMKSIPNIDDEEEKKELYSIRGSVPPPTEWPTGCKFAPRCEHAWEKCYEQEPPLYKSSSNHQVRCFLHEDEGGKAQ from the coding sequence ATGAATGTGTCAAATACACTACTACAAATACGGAACTTAAAAACACAATTTAAAACAAGTGATGGGAAGGTCCCCGCAGTAGATGGAGTCTCATTAGAAATTCGTAAAGGGGAAACACTTGGGTTAGTAGGAGAGTCTGGATGCGGGAAAAGTATGACCTCTCTTTCTATTATGAGATTAGTACCTGATACAGGAGAAATTTCAGGGGAAATCTTATTTGAAAATGAAGATTTAACTCAAAAGAAAGAAAAAGAAATGGCCTCTATTAGAGGAAATGATATATCGATGATTTTCCAAGAACCAATGACTTCCTTAAATCCTGTATTAAAAATTGGCGATCAAATTATGGAAGGACTCATCATTCACCAAAAGCTTTCCAAAGCGGCTGCCAAAAAAAGAACGATTGATTTACTAAAACTCGTTGGATTTGCGAGGGCAGCTGAAATGATTGATGAATATCCTCATCAATTATCAGGAGGTATGAGGCAAAGAGTGATGATCGCTATGGCAATGGCTTGTGACCCGAAGCTGTTAATTGCCGATGAGCCGACAACAGCCCTAGATGTAACAATCCAAGCACAAATTCTCGATTTAATGAGAGATGTCAAAAATAAGTTTGGTTCCTCTATCTTATTAATTACTCATGACTTAGGGGTAGTGGCCGAGATGGCTGACCGAGTAGTCGTTATGTATGCAGGGAGAGTCGTAGAAGAAGCAGATGTAGAAGAGATGTTTGCTAACCCTAGCCACCCCTATACACAAGGCTTGATGAAATCAATACCAAACATTGATGATGAGGAAGAAAAAAAAGAATTGTACTCAATTCGAGGGAGCGTTCCACCGCCAACTGAATGGCCAACAGGGTGTAAGTTTGCTCCACGCTGTGAACATGCATGGGAAAAATGCTATGAACAAGAACCGCCATTATATAAATCTTCTTCTAATCACCAAGTTCGTTGTTTTCTTCATGAAGATGAAGGAGGGAAAGCCCAATGA
- the rlmH gene encoding 23S rRNA (pseudouridine(1915)-N(3))-methyltransferase RlmH, whose translation MNITIISVGKLKEKYLKPGINEYLKRLSSYAKVEIVELPDEKAPENLSETEMTIVKQKEGERILAKISPEAHVIALAIEGKQFSSEELATKLDKLATYGKSKIVFVIGGSLGLSQEVMSRANESLSFSKMTFPHQLMRLMLVEQVYRAFRINRGEPYHK comes from the coding sequence GTGAATATCACAATAATTTCGGTTGGTAAATTAAAAGAAAAATATTTAAAGCCAGGAATAAATGAATACTTAAAACGACTGTCCTCTTATGCAAAAGTAGAAATCGTCGAACTCCCAGATGAAAAGGCACCAGAAAACTTAAGCGAGACAGAAATGACCATAGTCAAACAAAAGGAAGGCGAACGAATCTTAGCAAAAATCTCTCCTGAGGCACACGTCATTGCCCTTGCCATTGAAGGAAAGCAATTCTCTTCCGAAGAACTAGCAACAAAACTAGATAAACTCGCGACATACGGCAAAAGTAAAATCGTCTTTGTCATAGGCGGATCGCTAGGCCTAAGTCAAGAAGTGATGAGCCGTGCCAACGAATCCTTATCGTTTAGCAAAATGACGTTCCCTCATCAACTCATGAGGTTGATGTTAGTAGAACAGGTGTATCGAGCGTTTCGGATTAATCGGGGGGAGCCTTACCACAAGTGA
- a CDS encoding peptide-binding protein, with product MKRKSFLLGIALMLVFSLFLAACNSDDTSGESEDKPKEETNDEEKATAGEPVEGGEMTLAMFSAPKGVFNPILYEDLYDNYVLDFVFDPLWEVDDELNITIPKLAEKWEFSEDGKVLTINLRNDVKWHDGTAFTADDVIFTWETIAHKDYTASRYYTVEPIEGANEMKEGNADSLSGVEKVDDHTIKVTFTNPAANHLSNLWSTPMPKHLYKDTPVKDMQNSESTKSTIIGNSAYKISEIKPNEYVVLEKNEDYYLGKPYINKIIWKVLEQDVTIAALEKGDVDMTAQISPKEFEDLEAMDHITVKEDQDFGYQYMGFNLEKEKLQNKELRQAMVYAINREGIVDGLLKGHGTVLNQHIVSASWAYNEDLKDAYPYEPDTAKQILEDAGYKDTNGDGFVEDPDGNEVTFKLSYPSGNPVREQSAPAIQADLKEVGLNVELDQPAEVAAYYEAVEQGEYELFLAGWTLGVDPDPSGIWLSDDQWNFPRWKNEESDQLIKDSVYAEDAISDQNARKEYLKKWTELASEEAPYAFLYSQNMIEAWNNRIQGVEFNFEGAVLHRDHHKWWIPEDQQ from the coding sequence ATGAAAAGAAAATCCTTTTTATTGGGCATCGCGCTCATGTTAGTGTTCTCTTTATTTTTAGCTGCATGTAACAGTGATGATACGAGTGGGGAGTCTGAGGATAAACCAAAAGAAGAAACAAATGATGAGGAAAAAGCCACTGCTGGTGAGCCTGTAGAAGGCGGAGAAATGACGTTAGCGATGTTTAGTGCTCCTAAAGGAGTATTTAATCCAATATTATATGAAGACCTATATGACAATTATGTATTAGATTTTGTTTTTGATCCTCTTTGGGAAGTTGATGACGAACTGAATATTACCATTCCAAAATTAGCAGAAAAGTGGGAGTTTTCAGAAGACGGAAAGGTTTTAACGATTAATTTACGAAATGATGTTAAGTGGCACGATGGAACGGCATTTACTGCCGATGATGTCATCTTTACTTGGGAAACAATTGCACATAAAGACTATACAGCAAGTAGGTATTATACTGTAGAACCAATTGAAGGTGCGAATGAAATGAAAGAAGGCAACGCTGACTCTTTATCGGGTGTCGAAAAAGTAGATGATCATACGATAAAAGTAACATTTACTAATCCTGCCGCTAACCATCTATCCAACTTATGGTCTACTCCGATGCCTAAACACCTTTATAAGGACACACCTGTAAAGGATATGCAAAATTCAGAATCTACAAAATCAACTATTATAGGAAACAGCGCATACAAAATTTCAGAAATTAAACCAAATGAATACGTTGTGTTAGAAAAGAATGAGGATTACTACTTAGGAAAACCATACATCAATAAAATCATTTGGAAAGTACTTGAACAAGATGTAACAATTGCAGCTCTAGAAAAGGGTGATGTCGATATGACAGCTCAAATATCACCAAAAGAATTTGAAGATTTAGAAGCAATGGATCATATTACTGTTAAAGAAGATCAAGATTTCGGTTATCAGTATATGGGCTTTAATTTAGAAAAAGAAAAACTCCAAAATAAAGAATTACGTCAAGCAATGGTTTATGCTATTAATCGCGAAGGAATTGTTGACGGTTTACTTAAGGGTCATGGAACAGTCTTAAACCAACATATTGTCTCAGCTAGTTGGGCATATAATGAAGACTTGAAAGATGCATACCCTTACGAACCTGATACTGCGAAACAAATATTAGAAGATGCAGGGTATAAAGATACGAATGGAGATGGATTTGTCGAAGACCCAGATGGAAATGAAGTTACATTTAAACTTTCTTATCCATCTGGTAACCCTGTTCGTGAACAATCGGCTCCTGCCATTCAAGCAGACTTAAAAGAAGTTGGTTTAAATGTTGAATTAGATCAGCCAGCAGAAGTTGCCGCTTATTATGAAGCAGTTGAACAAGGAGAATATGAACTATTTTTAGCTGGTTGGACCTTAGGGGTAGACCCAGATCCAAGTGGAATTTGGCTTAGTGATGATCAATGGAACTTCCCTCGTTGGAAAAATGAAGAAAGTGATCAATTGATAAAAGATTCCGTTTATGCTGAAGATGCTATTAGTGACCAAAACGCTCGTAAAGAATATTTAAAGAAATGGACAGAACTTGCTAGTGAAGAAGCTCCTTATGCATTTCTTTATTCTCAGAACATGATTGAAGCATGGAACAACCGCATTCAAGGAGTCGAGTTCAACTTTGAAGGAGCGGTTCTACACCGTGACCATCACAAATGGTGGATTCCGGAAGACCAACAATAA
- a CDS encoding CxxH/CxxC protein, protein MKCCLEHVELAIDMYVDEKEEAPIINKIEHTHTLSTKCELCENPAEYIVGE, encoded by the coding sequence ATGAAATGTTGTTTAGAGCATGTTGAACTAGCAATCGATATGTATGTCGATGAGAAGGAAGAAGCACCTATTATTAATAAAATTGAACATACTCACACGTTATCAACAAAGTGTGAGTTGTGTGAAAATCCTGCGGAATATATAGTAGGAGAATAA
- a CDS encoding S1C family serine protease produces the protein MGYYDQDYIQNDNQKKGGKGKPFFYGLVGAIIGGVLVISSGPLLSQFDNGTGNNASSITSDENGETTVEEVKTLNVDVNSSVTEAVEKVSDAVVGVSNIQEQSFWDQTQQTTSGTGSGVVYKTQGDKAYIVTNNHVVEGASQLEIIIGDDEHIPAELIGTDALTDLAVVTVDASRVSTVAEFANSDSVKTGETVLAIGNPLGLDFAGSVTQGIISGTERAIPVDINGDGTYDWQAEVMQTDAAINPGNSGGALVNLDGKVIGINSMKIAESAVEGIGLAIPTSIVEPVIADLEEFGEVKRPYMGLGLQSLGDISSYHYQNTLFLPEDVKQGVVVMSVELNSPASNAGLQEKDVIVEINGEPTDNVIDLRKQLYKNDIGDTIEVNYYREGELQTTSMKLAEQAY, from the coding sequence ATGGGTTACTATGATCAAGATTACATTCAAAACGATAATCAAAAAAAAGGTGGGAAAGGAAAGCCATTTTTCTATGGATTAGTTGGAGCAATTATAGGTGGAGTTCTCGTTATTTCTTCAGGGCCGTTACTTTCTCAGTTTGATAATGGTACAGGTAATAATGCCTCAAGTATTACATCAGATGAAAATGGAGAAACCACGGTTGAAGAGGTAAAAACGTTAAATGTCGATGTTAATTCTTCTGTAACAGAGGCTGTTGAAAAAGTGTCAGATGCCGTTGTTGGAGTGAGTAATATACAAGAACAAAGCTTTTGGGATCAAACTCAACAGACAACAAGTGGAACAGGATCAGGGGTTGTTTATAAAACTCAAGGAGACAAAGCCTATATTGTAACGAATAATCACGTGGTCGAAGGTGCTTCTCAATTAGAAATCATAATTGGTGATGATGAACATATTCCAGCAGAACTCATTGGAACGGATGCCTTAACTGATTTAGCAGTGGTTACGGTCGATGCAAGTAGGGTCAGTACGGTCGCAGAGTTTGCAAATTCTGATTCAGTAAAGACCGGTGAAACGGTTCTTGCAATTGGAAATCCACTAGGTTTAGATTTTGCTGGGTCGGTGACACAAGGAATTATTTCTGGAACAGAACGTGCGATTCCAGTAGATATTAATGGTGATGGAACGTATGACTGGCAAGCTGAGGTTATGCAAACAGATGCCGCGATCAATCCAGGAAATAGTGGTGGAGCTTTAGTTAATTTAGACGGGAAAGTAATTGGAATTAACTCAATGAAAATAGCTGAATCAGCTGTTGAAGGAATTGGACTCGCGATTCCAACAAGCATTGTGGAACCTGTCATTGCAGACCTTGAAGAGTTCGGTGAAGTAAAACGACCATACATGGGTTTAGGGCTACAGTCATTAGGAGATATATCTTCTTACCATTATCAAAATACGTTGTTTTTACCTGAAGATGTGAAGCAAGGTGTCGTCGTCATGAGTGTAGAACTGAACAGCCCTGCTTCTAACGCTGGACTTCAGGAGAAAGATGTAATTGTCGAAATCAATGGAGAACCGACAGACAACGTGATCGATTTGCGTAAACAGTTATATAAAAACGACATTGGTGATACCATTGAGGTTAACTATTATCGTGAAGGAGAATTACAAACAACTTCGATGAAATTAGCTGAACAAGCGTATTAA
- the yycF gene encoding response regulator YycF: MDKRRILVVDDEQPIADILEFNFIKEGYEVHCAYDGQEAIDKVEEIKPDLIMLDIMLPVKDGMEVCREIRKKHEIPIIMLTAKDSEIDKVLGLELGADDYVTKPFSSRELLARVKANLRRHSSVDTAAEDGSTEIQIGMLTIHPDAYIVSKRGEKIELTHREFELLHYLAKHIGQVMTREHLLQTVWGYDYFGDVRTVDVTVRRLREKIEDNPSHPAWIVTRRGVGYYLRNPEQE; this comes from the coding sequence ATGGATAAACGACGAATTTTAGTAGTGGATGACGAGCAGCCAATTGCCGATATATTGGAATTTAATTTTATCAAAGAAGGCTATGAGGTTCACTGTGCCTATGATGGTCAAGAAGCGATTGATAAGGTAGAGGAAATCAAGCCGGATTTAATTATGTTAGATATTATGCTTCCAGTCAAAGATGGAATGGAAGTGTGCCGTGAGATTCGAAAAAAACATGAGATTCCCATTATTATGTTAACGGCAAAAGATTCGGAAATCGATAAAGTACTCGGATTAGAATTAGGGGCAGACGACTATGTCACAAAGCCCTTTAGCTCAAGGGAATTATTAGCCAGAGTGAAGGCAAACTTACGAAGACATAGTTCTGTTGATACCGCTGCTGAGGACGGGTCTACAGAGATTCAAATTGGGATGCTAACGATTCATCCTGATGCCTACATCGTTTCAAAAAGAGGAGAAAAAATTGAGTTAACGCATCGAGAGTTTGAGTTGTTACATTATTTAGCAAAGCACATTGGACAAGTCATGACGAGAGAGCACCTTTTGCAAACCGTGTGGGGCTATGATTACTTTGGTGATGTTCGCACCGTTGATGTGACCGTAAGAAGGTTGCGAGAGAAAATAGAAGATAACCCAAGCCACCCTGCATGGATTGTGACAAGAAGAGGTGTCGGTTATTATTTACGAAACCCTGAACAGGAGTAA
- a CDS encoding ABC transporter ATP-binding protein: MSEAILTVENLSKYFPIKGGVLRRVVGQVKAVDQVSFSINAGETFGLVGESGCGKSTTGRTIMRLLDPTDGKVIFQDQDIAQLSKDGLRKARRDLQMVFQDPYASLNPTMTVGQLIEEPMQVHKIGTSKERKEQVKELMETVGLNSSYVSRYPHEFSGGQRQRIGLARALSLKPKLIIADEPVSALDVSVQSQALNLMEKLQEQFNLTYIFISHDLSVVKHISDRIGVMYLGRMAEIAPKRQLYKEPAHPYTQALLSAVPVPDPTRKRDRIVLSGDVPSPSNPPSGCAFHPRCPKAFDRCKVDRPELQSIGNGQYVACHLYD, translated from the coding sequence ATGAGTGAAGCCATTTTAACAGTCGAGAATTTAAGTAAATACTTCCCTATAAAAGGTGGCGTTTTAAGAAGAGTCGTAGGTCAAGTGAAAGCGGTCGATCAAGTCAGTTTTTCAATCAACGCAGGGGAAACTTTTGGACTTGTCGGTGAGTCGGGTTGCGGAAAATCAACGACAGGACGGACCATTATGAGGTTGCTTGATCCTACAGACGGAAAAGTGATTTTTCAAGATCAAGATATCGCTCAATTATCAAAAGACGGCTTACGAAAAGCACGTCGCGACCTACAAATGGTGTTTCAAGATCCCTATGCTTCATTAAATCCAACAATGACGGTCGGGCAATTAATTGAAGAGCCGATGCAAGTTCACAAGATAGGGACGAGTAAAGAACGAAAAGAGCAAGTGAAAGAATTAATGGAAACCGTTGGACTGAATTCAAGCTATGTCAGCCGTTATCCTCATGAATTTTCCGGAGGACAAAGACAAAGAATTGGTTTAGCAAGGGCTCTTTCCTTAAAGCCAAAACTAATCATTGCGGATGAACCCGTTTCAGCTTTAGACGTTTCCGTCCAGTCACAAGCCTTAAATCTTATGGAAAAACTACAAGAACAATTTAACCTTACCTACATTTTTATTTCCCATGATTTAAGTGTTGTTAAACATATTTCGGATCGCATTGGCGTGATGTATTTAGGAAGAATGGCTGAAATTGCACCTAAGAGACAACTCTACAAAGAACCTGCCCATCCATATACACAAGCGCTATTATCTGCGGTTCCTGTTCCAGATCCAACTCGTAAAAGAGACAGAATTGTCTTATCAGGAGATGTTCCAAGTCCATCTAATCCACCAAGCGGATGCGCTTTTCATCCTCGCTGTCCGAAAGCGTTTGATCGCTGTAAAGTGGATCGCCCTGAATTACAGTCAATTGGAAATGGTCAATACGTAGCTTGCCACCTATATGACTGA
- the yycH gene encoding two-component system activity regulator YycH, producing MNSKENLKTILLVVLVLMSIALTWSIWSYRYPFQENTDEEKESLEPLSPYEKNMASLIKPMQVFVHKEGQYYGTYEEGIMDELWDQVGELKLKNDMQVEKDINQTNKNYIEMRFFGEVPFTVLKNQLEWFGTQELYDYDYMFNKIVIEYENDRLEKIRFVNTSNSSIRSFTISSSPNKWQELIQTTDEKKNWSEFIVFNNLLLPKEAPEIDIKYVSKEEITENELKQALFTDTRNLEENTLGKTTIIRDARNTLTIEDDLIFTFQYPKVQDFNNEQMDSVSMLTSAVTHVNQVGGWMVSEDFRLKMIEEQEVIFEQTIDNVPVILDENNYAIKVTLSNGENQLVVESFSRPITYFGSMTSNQTREMENAEVIEELIKRNYSETELKNIFIGYDELKEGAHSRVDLTPEWYVVTEYDSIEKLNKEGENSELE from the coding sequence ATGAACAGTAAAGAAAACTTAAAAACGATACTACTCGTTGTCTTAGTCTTGATGAGTATCGCTTTAACTTGGAGCATATGGAGCTACCGTTATCCTTTTCAAGAAAATACGGATGAAGAGAAAGAGAGCTTGGAGCCATTGAGTCCATATGAAAAAAATATGGCATCTCTCATCAAACCGATGCAAGTGTTTGTCCATAAAGAAGGGCAATATTATGGTACGTATGAGGAAGGAATAATGGATGAGTTATGGGATCAAGTAGGTGAATTAAAATTAAAAAATGACATGCAAGTCGAGAAAGATATTAATCAAACAAATAAAAACTATATCGAAATGCGCTTCTTTGGAGAGGTTCCTTTCACCGTTTTGAAAAATCAACTTGAGTGGTTTGGAACACAAGAATTATATGATTATGATTATATGTTTAACAAAATTGTCATCGAATATGAAAATGATCGTCTAGAGAAAATTCGTTTTGTAAACACGAGTAACAGTAGTATAAGGTCGTTTACTATCTCGAGTAGTCCGAACAAATGGCAAGAACTTATCCAAACAACGGATGAAAAGAAGAATTGGAGTGAATTTATTGTTTTCAATAATCTTCTTTTACCAAAAGAGGCTCCTGAAATTGATATAAAATACGTGAGCAAAGAAGAAATTACTGAAAATGAATTGAAACAAGCCTTATTTACTGATACTCGCAATTTAGAAGAAAATACGTTAGGGAAGACGACCATTATTAGGGATGCAAGGAATACGTTAACCATCGAAGATGATCTCATTTTTACTTTTCAATATCCAAAAGTACAAGATTTTAATAATGAACAAATGGATTCCGTTTCAATGCTTACGTCTGCCGTTACACATGTGAATCAAGTAGGAGGATGGATGGTAAGTGAAGATTTTCGTTTAAAAATGATAGAGGAACAAGAGGTTATTTTTGAACAGACGATTGATAATGTCCCTGTCATTTTGGATGAGAATAATTATGCTATTAAGGTAACGTTGTCAAATGGGGAAAACCAATTGGTTGTAGAATCATTTAGCCGTCCCATTACTTATTTCGGAAGCATGACTTCTAATCAAACTAGAGAGATGGAAAATGCTGAAGTAATTGAAGAGTTAATCAAAAGAAATTATTCCGAGACCGAACTCAAAAATATTTTTATAGGCTATGATGAGTTAAAAGAAGGTGCCCATTCTAGGGTTGATCTAACTCCAGAGTGGTATGTGGTCACAGAATATGATAGCATCGAAAAGCTAAATAAGGAGGGTGAAAATAGTGAATTGGAGTAG
- the yycI gene encoding two-component system regulatory protein YycI, with amino-acid sequence MNWSRAKTLFILVFLVLNAFLIMQYYEKKENPPTLTEQTFKSELETNDIEIVYDEIPEETKAHLMTLEMVEFSEEDKSVNKNQNLNKNIEMSQSNTYQEAKSLENPFSFKEKTMETELTTYVNEQLAEGQKFEYWGKSEDGKEVYFVQVLENKLVFPNFNDGVASDPGRITLRVKDNQVTDYERSILGEIKSETEVDIFSAEQALRVVFQKIEEGSKINEIELGYYIQGK; translated from the coding sequence GTGAATTGGAGTAGAGCCAAAACTCTTTTTATCCTCGTATTTTTAGTGTTAAATGCTTTTTTAATTATGCAGTATTATGAGAAAAAAGAAAATCCTCCCACTTTAACTGAACAAACGTTTAAGAGTGAATTGGAGACTAATGATATTGAGATTGTCTATGATGAGATCCCAGAAGAGACGAAAGCTCATTTGATGACTTTGGAAATGGTCGAATTTAGTGAGGAAGATAAATCAGTAAACAAAAATCAAAATTTGAATAAAAATATCGAAATGTCTCAATCCAATACTTATCAAGAGGCAAAAAGTTTAGAGAATCCCTTTTCATTTAAAGAAAAAACGATGGAGACCGAACTCACTACCTATGTTAACGAACAGTTGGCAGAAGGGCAAAAATTTGAGTACTGGGGAAAATCAGAGGATGGAAAAGAAGTGTACTTTGTGCAAGTATTGGAAAATAAATTAGTTTTCCCGAATTTCAATGATGGAGTCGCCTCTGATCCTGGTCGAATTACATTGAGAGTGAAAGATAATCAAGTCACTGATTATGAACGATCGATTTTAGGTGAGATAAAAAGTGAAACGGAAGTCGATATTTTTTCTGCTGAACAAGCGTTAAGAGTTGTCTTTCAAAAGATAGAAGAAGGAAGCAAAATAAATGAAATTGAGTTAGGTTATTATATCCAGGGGAAATAA